One window of Dyadobacter sandarakinus genomic DNA carries:
- the ccoG gene encoding cytochrome c oxidase accessory protein CcoG, with translation MMSEFSAAGRAQTPDKDAFRDTFNAVNDTGGRVWFYPQQPAGKWHRRRAVFAAFALGLLFAGPFIKVGGQPLLLFQVLERKFIIFGIFIGPQDYWLFGLAMLCFMVFIVLFTAVFGRLWCGWACPQTVFMEMVFRKIEYAIEGNPSARKRLDNGPWTREKIGKKALKYTTFALLSFIIANLLLAYILGADALLQIVREPLADHAALFGSLAFFSAVFCFNFSWLRDQACTVVCPYGRLQSVLLDKNSISVAYDHGRGEPREKWRKNVTRTSGDCIDCHQCVAVCPTGIDIRNGLQMECVNCTACIDACDHIMAKTGQPAGLIRYTSENAIEKKTNQLFTPRIAGYLAVLILLWGGFAYLIATRDHTQTTLFRAPGTGYMIDPDGTISNLYTFKIFNKTNQELRPEIRLGEGNGKLTIVGQSALYLPPAGMAEGSLFITMPASAFSRRKNTVHLSVYVNKKKTESFRTTFIAPEGPL, from the coding sequence ATGATGAGCGAATTTTCCGCTGCCGGCCGGGCGCAAACTCCTGACAAGGACGCTTTCCGCGATACCTTCAATGCCGTCAATGATACAGGCGGGCGTGTGTGGTTTTATCCCCAGCAACCTGCGGGCAAATGGCACCGGCGCAGGGCTGTGTTTGCGGCGTTTGCGCTCGGGCTCCTTTTTGCGGGTCCCTTTATCAAAGTTGGCGGGCAGCCCCTGCTCCTCTTCCAGGTGCTCGAACGCAAGTTCATCATTTTCGGCATTTTCATCGGGCCGCAGGATTATTGGCTGTTTGGGCTTGCCATGCTTTGCTTCATGGTGTTCATCGTGCTGTTCACTGCCGTATTCGGCCGCCTGTGGTGTGGCTGGGCCTGCCCGCAGACGGTGTTCATGGAAATGGTTTTCCGTAAAATCGAATACGCGATTGAAGGCAATCCGAGTGCCCGGAAACGCCTGGACAATGGTCCCTGGACCCGAGAGAAGATTGGAAAGAAAGCATTGAAATACACCACGTTTGCATTATTGTCATTTATCATTGCCAACCTGCTCCTCGCCTATATACTGGGAGCTGATGCCTTACTGCAGATTGTGCGGGAGCCGCTTGCCGATCATGCCGCATTGTTCGGCAGCCTGGCGTTTTTCTCGGCCGTATTCTGCTTTAACTTTTCATGGCTGCGCGACCAGGCTTGTACCGTGGTATGCCCGTACGGGAGGCTGCAGAGTGTGCTGCTCGACAAAAATTCCATCAGTGTCGCCTATGATCACGGCCGGGGTGAACCGAGGGAAAAATGGCGGAAAAATGTGACCCGGACATCCGGTGACTGCATTGACTGTCACCAGTGCGTAGCCGTATGTCCCACAGGCATCGACATCCGGAATGGTCTGCAGATGGAATGCGTCAACTGTACAGCCTGCATCGATGCCTGCGACCATATCATGGCCAAAACAGGTCAGCCCGCAGGTTTGATCCGGTACACTTCGGAAAATGCGATTGAGAAGAAAACCAACCAGCTTTTCACGCCTCGCATTGCCGGTTACCTGGCTGTCCTGATCTTATTATGGGGCGGATTTGCATATCTGATCGCCACCCGGGATCATACCCAGACCACCCTCTTCCGGGCACCGGGCACAGGGTACATGATTGATCCAGATGGAACCATCAGCAACCTTTATACCTTCAAGATTTTTAACAAAACCAACCAGGAACTCCGTCCGGAAATCAGGCTCGGTGAGGGCAACGGAAAACTCACCATCGTGGGCCAGTCCGCGCTATACCTTCCGCCAGCCGGGATGGCAGAGGGTTCATTGTTCATTACCATGCCGGCTTCTGCATTCAGCAGGCGCAAAAACACGGTCCACCTTTCGGTTTATGTAAATAAAAAGAAAACAGAAAGTTTCCGGACAACTTTCATTGCGCCGGAAGGTCCACTATAA
- a CDS encoding FixH family protein, whose protein sequence is MKINWGTGIAGMYLSFVVMIVVLVSMSAAEKIDLATDKYYEEELHFQDRIDKGERARLLPQPLSWQVTREKLTIAFPDQFAGSVIQGKISLYCPSDKHNDRSFAIQAEKSRQVVALDQVPAGRYKLQIDWQAGGTSYWNEGVITLSKK, encoded by the coding sequence ATGAAAATCAATTGGGGAACAGGCATTGCGGGTATGTACCTGAGCTTTGTTGTAATGATTGTGGTGCTCGTGAGCATGAGCGCCGCCGAAAAGATCGACCTGGCCACGGACAAGTACTATGAGGAAGAACTGCATTTTCAGGATCGTATTGACAAAGGCGAGCGCGCCAGGCTCCTGCCGCAGCCACTGAGCTGGCAGGTTACCAGAGAAAAATTAACAATAGCTTTCCCGGATCAGTTTGCCGGCTCGGTCATCCAGGGAAAGATCAGCCTGTACTGTCCTTCCGATAAGCACAATGACCGCAGCTTTGCGATTCAGGCCGAAAAAAGCAGGCAGGTTGTGGCGCTGGACCAGGTACCTGCCGGCCGCTACAAGTTGCAGATCGACTGGCAGGCCGGCGGTACCTCCTACTGGAATGAAGGAGTAATTACTCTCAGCAAAAAATAA
- a CDS encoding sulfite exporter TauE/SafE family protein: MGPVLPYLALSMGMMSSLHCVGMCGPIALALSAGPGSRRQQLARISIYNLGRASSYAILGLVAGTLGASLAWAGTLRFLSAGAGMCMLAYVLWPAWLSHGLRLPVWWTRCISGVKKQMGAYLQKPGPAARFLLGLLNGLVPCGMVYMALLSALSTGNAFSGGIFMFLFGLGTIPAMLAAGLVRERLSPVLRRHAGKLTPILLLVAGSLLILRSVATVLPDAVAQHPALMTICR, from the coding sequence GTGGGGCCGGTACTTCCATATCTCGCGCTCAGCATGGGGATGATGAGCAGCCTGCATTGTGTAGGCATGTGCGGCCCCATTGCGCTTGCATTATCCGCCGGACCCGGGAGCAGGCGGCAGCAGCTGGCACGTATCAGCATTTACAATCTCGGACGGGCCAGCTCTTACGCCATCCTGGGCCTGGTGGCCGGCACGCTGGGAGCGTCGCTGGCCTGGGCAGGTACACTCCGGTTTTTGTCGGCCGGCGCGGGCATGTGCATGCTTGCCTACGTGCTCTGGCCTGCCTGGCTGAGCCACGGTTTACGGCTGCCTGTGTGGTGGACGCGCTGTATTTCAGGGGTGAAAAAACAAATGGGAGCGTACCTGCAAAAGCCCGGCCCGGCAGCCCGCTTCCTCCTGGGGCTGCTCAACGGACTTGTTCCCTGCGGCATGGTATACATGGCCCTGCTGAGCGCATTGTCTACCGGCAATGCATTTTCGGGCGGTATTTTCATGTTTTTGTTTGGACTTGGTACTATCCCAGCCATGCTGGCAGCCGGGCTGGTGCGGGAGCGGCTTTCACCGGTACTGCGCAGGCACGCCGGTAAGCTGACGCCCATACTGCTCCTGGTAGCCGGCAGCTTGCTGATCCTGCGCAGTGTTGCTACTGTACTTCCGGATGCCGTGGCACAGCATCCCGCCCTCATGACGATCTGCAGGTAA